TTAAAGTACAAACAGGTTCTAAATCTTTAATAATAGATTTCATTTGAAGTCTTATATGCTCATAATAAACATAATTAACACTGTTTATACCTGAAATTGATAATTTGGTATTATGGTTTCCTTTAATACTCCCTTTTTCATTATAATAATCAAACCCATGCCCCGATTCTGCTATCCAATAATTTGATAATATTGTCCTATCATGGACTTTGTTTTTTTTAACTAAATAAACATTTATCTTGATGGTGTAATCTCGTAATGCAGTTAATTTTTCTAATCGCTTCTGGAAATAGGCTGGTACATTTAGACTATCGTCATCTAAAGTAATTATTGAAATATGATATGAAGTATTTAAATGAGATGGTAATATAGCATCCACCATAGCTTCCAAATTATTCTTGACATCATTTTTCTTATCTAAAATATAATGATCTGTAATTATCAAACTATTTGATGGTAATTTAGTATTCTTAAATTCATTCCAGACATTCAAAGCTTTATCATTAATGAAGATATTGGTATGTTTTAGTAGTTTTGGGAACTTATCATTCCAGTTAGCTTTACTACAGGTGAAGTACCCTCTATTTTCATTTATTATAGCATTATCCTTAAATTGAATTATATTGGGTTCACATACTTCTGAATAATCTACATCATCCAAATACTGATAATCCTCAAAATTTAATTTGAAACTACTCCCAGTATGTTTTTTTAGTAATTGTTTAAATAAAGGATTACTAGCTTTTTCCTCAAATTTATCTATGCAGTCAAGATGCAATTTTGATCTATTGAGTACTAATTCTACGAATTCTGAATATAAATAGATTTCTTCTCCAGTTTTAGCCTTCAAAAGCATATCATTGAAGGAATCTTTAGGAGTTAACAATACTATTTCCAATAAATCGTCAACTGAAATGTAAAGATTGAGTTTTACTTTTTCCATTGCTAGTTGTATTGTCCTTTGGTTAATTGAAACAGATTCATTGCAATTTTATCTGCCTCATCAAAAAAACCTTCCCCAAAATCATCTAAAAGTAGCCCATTCTCTGCAATTCGTATTTTTTTTACTTGCTCACCCCCAATCATAGTTTCATCGGGATGTGTAAAATAGTATATGGAGATATCAGAACTACTGCAAACACCTTTTGATACTGAA
The genomic region above belongs to Lentimicrobium sp. L6 and contains:
- a CDS encoding MIT C-terminal domain-containing protein gives rise to the protein MEKVKLNLYISVDDLLEIVLLTPKDSFNDMLLKAKTGEEIYLYSEFVELVLNRSKLHLDCIDKFEEKASNPLFKQLLKKHTGSSFKLNFEDYQYLDDVDYSEVCEPNIIQFKDNAIINENRGYFTCSKANWNDKFPKLLKHTNIFINDKALNVWNEFKNTKLPSNSLIITDHYILDKKNDVKNNLEAMVDAILPSHLNTSYHISIITLDDDSLNVPAYFQKRLEKLTALRDYTIKINVYLVKKNKVHDRTILSNYWIAESGHGFDYYNEKGSIKGNHNTKLSISGINSVNYVYYEHIRLQMKSIIKDLEPVCTLNGSFKNRLLY